The following are encoded in a window of Bacteroidia bacterium genomic DNA:
- the ispG gene encoding (E)-4-hydroxy-3-methylbut-2-enyl-diphosphate synthase, which yields MTNRVDIHHQSLTHYQRRKSRVVYIGDVPLGGNYPIRVQSMTTTDTMDTKATVEQCIRMIEAGCEYVRITAPSLKEAENLRNIKAELRKRGYNTPLIADIHFTPNAAELAARIVEKVRINPGNYADKKKFQIKEYTESEYQAELERIYERFSPLVKICKEYGTAMRIGTNHGSLSDRILSRYGDTPEGMVESALEFLRICVDHNYHNVVLSMKASNTWVMIQAYRLLVKRIDALGWNYPLHLGVTEAGDGPDGRLKSAVGIGTLLAEGLGDTVRVSLTEDPEFEIPVAKKLVQYAKELENNPPTKPIPEYTTYLINPYSYNRRKTTELENIGHTHVPCVIADVSDQSLNYTLMQELGYTYNSQSDKWNSSDTAVDYVYLGNQPVTFSPPMGLKFIYDYPTWRRLKQENSFPLLQWKEFVTLNQPLPFIDPSEHVIPIAPLQNPVLFLSINDCTVFWNGEYIDILQKYPNAVFILNDTSNHYARYYHRVVHRLMELNLQNPVVFAYHHYLNQDMETYQVRIGSELGALLADGLCDGVFVAGQVNKDSIKTTFNVLQAARSRITKTEYISCPSCGRTLFNLQEVTAKIRAKTEHLKGVKIAVMGCIVNGPGEMADADYGYVGTGIGVVSLWRGKEIVKKGVLEKDALDELINLIKEDGRWQEPNLSN from the coding sequence ATGACTAACCGAGTAGATATCCACCATCAGTCTTTGACACACTACCAAAGGCGAAAAAGCAGAGTAGTCTACATTGGCGATGTACCCTTAGGCGGAAACTATCCTATTCGCGTGCAATCTATGACCACCACAGACACTATGGACACAAAAGCCACAGTAGAACAATGTATTCGGATGATTGAAGCAGGCTGTGAATACGTACGTATTACCGCACCAAGCTTAAAAGAAGCTGAAAACCTTAGAAACATCAAAGCTGAACTAAGAAAAAGAGGCTACAACACCCCTCTTATTGCTGATATTCATTTTACACCAAATGCCGCAGAATTAGCAGCCCGAATCGTAGAAAAAGTCCGCATCAATCCTGGGAATTACGCAGATAAAAAGAAATTCCAAATAAAAGAATATACCGAAAGCGAATACCAAGCCGAATTAGAACGAATTTATGAGCGATTTTCACCCTTAGTAAAAATATGCAAAGAGTATGGCACTGCTATGCGCATCGGCACAAATCATGGGTCTTTATCCGATAGAATCCTTAGCCGATACGGAGATACGCCCGAAGGAATGGTAGAATCAGCGCTAGAATTTTTACGTATCTGCGTAGACCATAACTATCACAACGTAGTGCTTTCTATGAAAGCCAGTAACACTTGGGTAATGATACAAGCATACAGACTATTAGTTAAACGCATAGATGCATTAGGTTGGAACTATCCTTTACACCTTGGGGTAACCGAAGCAGGAGATGGTCCAGATGGGCGACTAAAATCCGCAGTAGGTATAGGAACACTTTTAGCAGAAGGTTTAGGCGATACTGTTCGCGTATCCCTCACCGAAGATCCTGAATTTGAAATACCTGTGGCAAAAAAATTAGTTCAGTATGCCAAAGAATTGGAAAATAATCCTCCTACCAAACCTATACCTGAATATACAACTTATCTTATCAATCCATACAGCTACAATCGGAGAAAAACTACTGAATTAGAAAATATTGGACACACTCATGTACCTTGTGTAATAGCCGATGTATCTGACCAAAGTTTGAATTACACTTTAATGCAAGAATTAGGTTACACGTATAATTCGCAGTCTGACAAATGGAATAGCTCCGATACAGCAGTAGATTATGTATATCTTGGCAATCAGCCGGTTACTTTTAGCCCACCTATGGGACTCAAATTTATCTACGACTATCCTACTTGGAGAAGACTAAAACAAGAAAATAGTTTTCCTTTGTTACAGTGGAAAGAGTTTGTTACGCTCAATCAGCCCTTACCTTTTATTGACCCTAGTGAGCATGTTATTCCTATTGCACCTTTACAAAATCCCGTGCTTTTTTTATCTATCAATGATTGTACTGTCTTTTGGAACGGCGAGTACATAGATATTTTGCAAAAATATCCGAACGCAGTTTTTATACTCAATGATACTTCCAATCATTATGCTCGCTACTACCACCGCGTAGTACATAGGTTAATGGAGCTAAACTTGCAAAATCCCGTAGTATTTGCTTATCATCACTACCTAAATCAAGATATGGAAACCTATCAAGTGAGAATAGGCAGTGAGCTGGGCGCTTTATTAGCCGATGGCTTATGCGATGGGGTTTTTGTAGCGGGGCAGGTTAATAAGGACAGTATAAAAACTACGTTCAATGTGTTACAAGCGGCTCGCAGTCGTATTACTAAAACAGAATATATTTCTTGTCCATCTTGTGGCAGAACTTTGTTTAACCTTCAAGAAGTAACTGCAAAAATTAGAGCTAAAACAGAGCATCTAAAGGGTGTAAAAATTGCCGTAATGGGCTGTATTGTCAATGGACCTGGAGAGATGGCAGACGCAGACTATGGCTATGTAGGTACGGGGATTGGAGTAGTATCCCTTTGGCGAGGTAAAGAGATAGTCAAAAAAGGAGTTTTAGAAAAAGACGCGTTAGATGAACTGATTAACTTAATCAAAGAAGATGGCAGGTGGCAAGAACCTAACTTGTCCAATTAG
- a CDS encoding C4-type zinc ribbon domain-containing protein, which yields METTTNPIEQKLINLAYLQAIDTKIYEIQKIRGDLPNEVKDLEDELIGLENRFRKIEENLHTLQSEVKNYEITIKECKAKIEKYTKQQNNVKNNREFEALSKEIDLQKLEIEVCEKHIKDRKEPIEESKKQLEETKKLIAAKKAELNTKKSELTQILESTRKEEEYYLELRKKAEAKIEARLLNGYKRIRDNVRNGLVVVPIQRESCGGCFNAVPPQRRTEVRLMKQIIFCENCGRILVDESLIQSIVVQ from the coding sequence ATGGAAACTACTACCAATCCGATAGAACAAAAGCTCATTAACCTAGCCTATTTACAAGCTATTGATACTAAAATTTATGAAATTCAAAAAATTCGTGGCGACTTACCCAATGAAGTTAAAGACTTAGAAGATGAATTGATTGGATTAGAAAACCGTTTTAGAAAAATTGAGGAAAACTTACACACGCTTCAAAGCGAAGTTAAAAACTACGAAATCACTATAAAAGAGTGCAAAGCCAAAATTGAAAAGTATACTAAGCAACAAAATAATGTCAAAAATAACAGAGAGTTTGAAGCTTTAAGCAAAGAAATTGACTTGCAAAAATTAGAAATTGAAGTTTGCGAAAAGCATATCAAAGACCGAAAAGAACCCATAGAAGAGAGTAAAAAGCAATTAGAAGAAACCAAAAAATTGATTGCTGCCAAAAAAGCTGAACTAAACACAAAAAAATCCGAATTAACTCAAATTTTAGAAAGTACACGAAAAGAAGAAGAGTATTACTTGGAATTGAGAAAAAAAGCCGAAGCCAAAATAGAAGCTCGTTTGCTTAATGGCTATAAGCGCATCCGCGATAATGTACGGAACGGATTAGTAGTTGTACCTATTCAAAGAGAATCTTGTGGAGGGTGTTTTAATGCAGTTCCTCCACAGCGGCGCACAGAAGTACGGTTAATGAAACAGATTATTTTTTGTGAAAATTGTGGGCGTATATTGGTAGATG